In a single window of the Ruminococcus albus 7 = DSM 20455 genome:
- a CDS encoding prepilin peptidase, whose protein sequence is MNTETLYLIIVYAFVFIFGICIGSFLNVCIYRLPLGESLIKSNSHCMTCGTPIRKRDLIPVVSWCLLRGKCHACGARISPRYTVVELLNGICYLIIFLHFDVVSHPLYASIVALMTSALIVVFFMDWDTQLINTWVVIFIGALSIPKYIFCRQECNYTLTKMIVGALVISIPLLVISLASHEKAMGMGDVYLMAAAGLFLGTPNVVIAMLIALITGSVCGLIIKHSNGSSVFAFGPYLAIGIAVAALYGDQIADFYVKFTGLDETLSEAAMVIAKVL, encoded by the coding sequence TTCCTTAACGTATGCATTTACCGTCTGCCGCTGGGTGAAAGCCTTATCAAAAGCAATTCCCACTGCATGACCTGCGGCACACCTATTAGAAAACGTGATCTTATACCGGTTGTCAGCTGGTGTCTGCTGAGAGGTAAATGTCACGCCTGCGGTGCCAGGATCTCTCCGAGATACACCGTAGTCGAGCTGCTGAACGGCATCTGCTACCTAATTATCTTCCTGCATTTTGATGTGGTATCTCATCCGCTGTACGCTTCCATCGTCGCGCTGATGACCTCTGCGCTGATAGTAGTATTCTTCATGGACTGGGATACACAGCTTATAAATACATGGGTGGTAATATTCATAGGTGCGCTGTCAATACCTAAGTACATATTCTGCCGCCAGGAATGCAACTACACACTCACCAAGATGATTGTTGGTGCACTGGTGATAAGCATACCGCTGCTTGTGATCTCACTTGCGAGCCATGAAAAAGCTATGGGCATGGGTGATGTTTACCTTATGGCAGCCGCAGGACTCTTCCTGGGAACACCGAATGTAGTCATCGCTATGCTGATAGCCCTTATAACAGGTTCCGTATGCGGCCTGATAATCAAGCACTCAAACGGAAGCTCCGTATTTGCTTTCGGACCCTATCTTGCAATAGGAATCGCGGTCGCTGCACTTTACGGTGATCAGATAGCTGATTTCTACGTAAAGTTCACGGGGCTTGATGAAACACTATCGGAAGCCGCAATGGTCATCGCGAAGGTGCTCTGA
- a CDS encoding PilW family protein, giving the protein MKKVNKKGFTLIELIIVATIMVMVMGAILNFIRPVNKFYERTQAMDDTNDIGSILMDNVDDELRYATNVVVLQDYKGVPQLIDGFLVDSTSKPFVTAKLTDVLIIDNNAIRGSQLAGYDAQGTVAHRKGAKGCILRARINDAGIDIDKMGILRSEDLYNDYGCKFDASMKTLDNGKSKCLTLDIELMRPSREGLSYEFKKVVYNQSRDFELVNINLDEASQKNMKGYFYSSRDNALNPIDYNNLVQSSNVGSLGSNHLDETGTYTYILYTREKPSSEKVQILLKNSETKALLDTQTISSGSSISDSIYNSWMDIGKKNQKMDYATNTFLHFNGISSENNEPIDYYRSAPISNKLVFYCNYTSEVLNKPTGQFLFRDRFDDHHIDHTGQTPPYWEDTADFYSEADGFTGTVDFHRGNGDDPKVGAYKFIGWNTKPDATGAPSGDPDPKAVAADIKAGWFVSGAKYTSVDTYYAIYEQKDIVAFNVAGFSSTTSITIVDGYTSDDYKNDSRFQQLIQEAKDNAPAGQVFENLHVFDAADKDLGVFGSDPNIFEKYSKGGFTIKPIYKECAYEGTYEVTITIEDINPWYNSLAIQGSPAHFVLCEEDGTTEIVSETAENYKQIVNVFSPGQVLKLYIYDNASVSVSFNNSSVTVNDNCACVYDGNSLRVN; this is encoded by the coding sequence ATGAAGAAAGTGAATAAAAAAGGTTTTACCCTCATTGAACTTATTATCGTTGCGACGATTATGGTAATGGTAATGGGTGCTATACTTAATTTTATCAGACCTGTGAATAAGTTCTATGAGAGAACACAAGCAATGGACGATACTAATGATATCGGTTCTATTCTTATGGATAACGTGGATGACGAACTGAGATATGCGACCAATGTTGTTGTACTTCAGGATTATAAGGGCGTTCCCCAGTTAATCGATGGATTTCTTGTTGATTCAACAAGTAAGCCGTTTGTTACTGCAAAGCTGACAGATGTTCTTATAATCGATAATAATGCTATCAGAGGTTCTCAGTTAGCTGGATATGATGCGCAGGGTACTGTTGCTCACAGAAAGGGCGCTAAGGGTTGTATACTGAGAGCTAGGATTAATGATGCCGGTATCGATATAGACAAGATGGGCATCCTTCGTTCAGAAGATCTTTACAATGATTACGGCTGTAAGTTTGATGCTTCTATGAAAACTCTTGATAATGGTAAGAGCAAGTGCCTGACCCTTGATATCGAGCTCATGCGTCCCAGTCGTGAAGGTCTTAGTTATGAATTTAAAAAGGTAGTCTACAACCAGAGTCGTGATTTTGAGCTTGTTAACATCAATCTGGATGAAGCATCACAAAAAAATATGAAGGGATATTTCTATAGCAGTCGTGATAATGCTCTTAACCCTATAGATTATAATAATCTTGTCCAGTCATCTAATGTTGGTTCCTTAGGTTCAAATCATCTCGATGAAACTGGAACATATACCTATATCCTTTACACAAGGGAAAAACCGTCGAGTGAAAAAGTACAAATACTATTAAAAAATAGTGAGACTAAGGCTCTTTTAGATACGCAAACTATTTCTTCCGGTTCTTCTATCTCTGATAGTATATATAATAGTTGGATGGATATTGGTAAAAAAAATCAGAAAATGGACTACGCTACTAATACATTCCTACATTTTAATGGTATAAGTTCAGAGAATAACGAGCCTATCGATTATTACAGATCAGCACCCATATCTAACAAACTGGTTTTCTATTGTAATTATACTTCTGAGGTTTTAAATAAGCCGACAGGCCAATTTCTTTTCAGAGATAGATTTGATGATCATCATATAGATCATACAGGTCAAACCCCACCATACTGGGAAGATACGGCGGACTTCTATTCTGAAGCTGATGGATTTACCGGTACAGTAGATTTTCACCGTGGAAATGGTGATGATCCTAAAGTAGGTGCGTATAAGTTTATAGGTTGGAATACTAAGCCGGATGCTACAGGTGCTCCATCGGGAGATCCTGATCCTAAAGCAGTTGCTGCAGATATAAAAGCAGGCTGGTTCGTATCAGGAGCAAAGTATACTTCTGTTGACACATACTACGCTATCTATGAACAGAAAGACATTGTTGCATTTAATGTTGCAGGTTTTAGTAGTACTACAAGTATTACAATAGTTGATGGTTATACCAGTGATGATTATAAGAATGATAGTAGATTCCAACAATTAATTCAGGAAGCAAAGGACAATGCACCTGCTGGTCAGGTATTTGAGAATCTTCATGTATTTGATGCTGCTGATAAAGATCTTGGTGTCTTTGGTTCGGATCCGAATATTTTTGAAAAATATTCGAAAGGTGGATTCACCATCAAACCTATTTACAAAGAATGCGCTTATGAAGGTACTTATGAAGTAACTATTACCATCGAGGATATCAATCCTTGGTACAATTCATTAGCAATTCAGGGATCTCCTGCTCATTTCGTACTGTGCGAAGAGGATGGTACTACAGAGATCGTTTCTGAAACCGCTGAAAATTATAAGCAGATTGTTAACGTATTTTCACCTGGTCAGGTTTTGAAACTGTACATTTATGATAATGCATCAGTAAGTGTTTCTTTCAATAATTCTTCCGTTACTGTTAACGATAATTGTGCGTGCGTTTATGATGGAAATTCATTGAGAGTAAATTAA